From Microbacterium pseudoresistens, the proteins below share one genomic window:
- a CDS encoding TetR/AcrR family transcriptional regulator → MSKAERTRARIRDAALASFVDRGYVDTTMRLIAAEAEVSVGNAYYYFPSKEHLVQELYIRVQHEHAALARPLLAAEKQLVDRLRVVFETGLRTVGPYRRVAPGFLGAMMPPDSPINPLSEASADARALTVALFREAVDGSEHRLPPSIAGILPDALFGVFLALLLRWTYDSGEGQRQTARLLDTGLRLFAVAQPFLRVPGIRGVATDLLTQIAEVRA, encoded by the coding sequence ATGTCGAAGGCGGAGCGCACTCGCGCCCGCATCCGCGATGCGGCGCTCGCCTCGTTCGTCGATCGCGGCTACGTCGACACGACCATGCGTCTCATCGCCGCCGAGGCCGAGGTCTCGGTGGGCAACGCCTACTACTACTTCCCCTCCAAGGAGCACCTCGTGCAGGAGCTCTACATCCGCGTGCAGCACGAGCACGCCGCGTTGGCACGGCCGCTGCTCGCGGCTGAGAAGCAGCTCGTCGACCGCCTTCGCGTCGTCTTCGAGACGGGGCTGCGCACCGTCGGCCCGTACCGCAGGGTCGCGCCGGGATTCCTCGGGGCGATGATGCCGCCCGACTCCCCCATCAACCCGCTGTCCGAGGCCTCCGCCGACGCGCGCGCCCTCACCGTGGCGCTGTTCCGCGAGGCCGTCGACGGGTCCGAGCACCGCCTTCCCCCCTCGATCGCAGGGATTCTGCCCGACGCGCTGTTCGGGGTGTTCCTCGCGCTCCTGCTGCGCTGGACCTACGACTCCGGTGAGGGACAGCGACAGACCGCGCGGCTGCTGGACACCGGATTGCGCCTGTTCGCCGTCGCCCAGCCCTTCCTGCGCGTCCCCGGCATCCGAGGTGTCGCCACCGACCTTCTCACCCAGATCGCAGAGGTACGAGCATGA
- a CDS encoding DUF3159 domain-containing protein → MSGIDPTPEPSPLGSDEEREPGAAEILGSALSDAARRAGIDPDAEKSTGSMVWAVIGGWRGIAESVLPLLAFIVTYSVTGELLPALALSVGLAAIFTVIRLVMKSPPVAALSGLVAAVVAAGLPLFTGRAEDQFVVGFITNIAYGGAFVVSALVRWPLIGVVVGFLVGEGLAWRRDPRKRRLFFWLSIAWGALFLTRLAVQLPFYFAGDVATLGTVKLIMGLPFFAALLALTWITTRRLYPRSDTSAIPKA, encoded by the coding sequence GTGAGCGGGATCGACCCGACTCCCGAGCCGTCGCCCCTGGGTTCGGACGAGGAGCGCGAGCCCGGCGCGGCCGAGATCCTCGGATCGGCGCTGAGCGACGCCGCGCGCCGTGCGGGTATCGACCCCGACGCCGAGAAGTCCACCGGGTCGATGGTGTGGGCGGTGATCGGCGGCTGGCGCGGCATCGCCGAGAGCGTTCTGCCGCTGCTCGCGTTCATCGTCACCTACAGCGTGACCGGCGAGCTGCTGCCCGCGCTCGCCCTGTCGGTCGGACTCGCAGCGATCTTCACGGTCATCCGGCTCGTGATGAAGTCGCCCCCGGTGGCCGCGCTGTCCGGCTTGGTGGCCGCGGTGGTCGCGGCGGGCCTTCCGCTGTTCACCGGCCGGGCCGAGGATCAGTTCGTCGTCGGCTTCATCACCAACATCGCCTACGGCGGCGCCTTCGTCGTCTCGGCGCTCGTGCGCTGGCCGCTCATCGGCGTCGTGGTCGGCTTCCTGGTGGGCGAAGGGCTCGCATGGAGGCGGGACCCGCGAAAGCGGCGGCTGTTCTTCTGGCTCTCCATCGCGTGGGGAGCGCTGTTCCTAACCCGGCTCGCGGTGCAGCTGCCGTTCTACTTCGCCGGAGACGTGGCGACCCTCGGCACGGTGAAGCTCATCATGGGACTTCCGTTCTTCGCCGCGCTGCTCGCGCTCACCTGGATCACGACGCGCCGTCTCTACCCGCGCTCGGACACGTCCGCCATCCCGAAGGCGTGA
- a CDS encoding DUF3710 domain-containing protein: MTDDNQNDGEIEEVELEQVDVDSTALSGDRAVDGPFDESEANPVRPYIDLGGIKILPREGLNLRLEVEEQSKRIVAVGLDYAGSTLQVQPFAAPRTSGLWDETREQIRDQVTQQGGSVQDRDGALGAELLAEIPAAGEGNGRRTARFVGVDGPRWFLRGVIGGAGASDPEAAAAVEDLFRSIVVVRGGSPMPPRDLIPLRMPATPGAA; this comes from the coding sequence ATGACCGACGACAATCAGAACGACGGCGAGATCGAAGAGGTCGAGCTCGAACAGGTCGACGTCGACTCGACCGCGCTGAGCGGGGACCGGGCCGTGGACGGCCCCTTCGACGAGTCCGAGGCGAATCCGGTGCGCCCCTACATCGACCTGGGCGGCATCAAGATCCTTCCCCGCGAGGGTCTGAACCTGCGGCTGGAGGTCGAGGAGCAGTCCAAGCGCATCGTCGCCGTCGGGCTCGACTACGCCGGATCCACGCTGCAGGTGCAGCCGTTCGCCGCGCCGCGCACCTCCGGTCTGTGGGACGAGACCCGCGAGCAGATCCGAGATCAGGTGACCCAGCAGGGCGGCAGCGTCCAGGACCGCGACGGCGCACTGGGCGCCGAACTCCTCGCCGAGATCCCCGCCGCGGGCGAGGGCAACGGCCGCCGCACGGCCCGCTTCGTGGGTGTGGATGGGCCGCGATGGTTCCTGCGCGGAGTGATCGGCGGGGCGGGGGCGTCGGATCCCGAGGCCGCGGCGGCCGTCGAGGACCTCTTCCGCTCGATCGTCGTGGTGCGCGGCGGCTCACCGATGCCTCCGCGCGACCTCATCCCGCTGCGCATGCCCGCCACCCCCGGCGCGGCGTGA
- the dxs gene encoding 1-deoxy-D-xylulose-5-phosphate synthase produces the protein MPILPSITGPRDLDALSEAQLRELATEIRAFLVENVARTGGHLGPNLGVVELTIALHRVFSSPDDPFIFDTGHQSYVHKLLTGRQDFSRLRSRGGMAGYPQRGESAHDVVESSHASSSLSWADGISRALTATGRADRHVVAVVGDGALTGGMTWEALNNISDDNDRNLVIVVNDNGRSYAPTIGGMSRYLNRVRTAAAYRDLHKRSDRLFRAFGPFGRAVFRGVRGGTHGFLSRFTNNAALYSNLDIKYLGPVDGHDIPALLETLELAKGFGAPVIVHAITEKGRGYQPALDDEADQFHAVNKIDPVTGEPLSASSRAWTDVFADALVDVGSRRPEVIAMTAAMLRPTGLAPFAERFPDRVYDVGIAEQHAVASAAGLAFGGLHPVVAVYATFMGRAFDQVLMDVGLHRAGVTFVLDRAGVTGPDGPSHHGIWDLSMLQIVPGIRIAAPRDATRLTEVLDEAVSVDDAPTVIRYPKGAVAEEIPALERLDDGVDVLFRGESEDVLLVGIGPFAGLALDVADRLKAQGIGATVIDPRWAIPVQPSVVDLARRHRLVITMEDGIRVGGIGTRVRQVLREAGIDTAVDELGVPDAYIDHASREQILEDAGLTATKIAHDVVAQVLGRRVPVARQTGETGAIDLPVHERR, from the coding sequence ATGCCGATCCTTCCGAGCATCACCGGACCGCGCGATCTCGATGCCCTCTCCGAGGCGCAGCTGCGCGAACTGGCCACGGAGATCAGAGCATTCCTCGTCGAGAACGTGGCGCGCACCGGCGGGCACCTCGGCCCGAACCTCGGGGTCGTCGAACTCACCATCGCGTTGCATCGCGTGTTCTCCTCTCCCGACGATCCGTTCATCTTCGACACCGGGCACCAGTCGTACGTGCACAAGCTCCTCACGGGGCGCCAGGACTTCAGCCGGCTGCGCTCGCGCGGCGGCATGGCGGGCTACCCGCAGCGCGGCGAGAGCGCGCACGACGTCGTGGAGTCCTCACACGCATCCAGCTCGCTGAGCTGGGCCGACGGCATCTCGCGGGCGCTCACGGCGACCGGTCGCGCCGACCGGCACGTGGTGGCCGTGGTCGGTGACGGCGCGCTGACGGGCGGGATGACGTGGGAGGCGCTGAACAACATCAGCGACGACAACGACCGCAACCTCGTGATCGTCGTCAACGACAACGGGCGCTCCTATGCGCCGACCATCGGCGGGATGTCGCGGTATCTCAATCGTGTGCGCACGGCGGCCGCGTACCGTGACCTCCACAAGCGCTCCGACCGGCTGTTCCGCGCGTTCGGGCCCTTCGGGCGAGCGGTCTTCCGCGGCGTGCGCGGCGGCACCCACGGATTCCTCTCGCGCTTCACGAACAACGCCGCGCTCTATTCGAACCTCGACATCAAGTACCTCGGCCCGGTCGACGGTCACGACATCCCGGCGCTGCTGGAGACCCTCGAGTTGGCGAAGGGATTCGGCGCCCCGGTCATCGTGCACGCGATCACGGAGAAGGGCCGCGGCTACCAGCCGGCCCTCGATGACGAGGCCGACCAGTTCCACGCGGTGAACAAGATCGACCCCGTCACCGGCGAACCGCTGAGCGCGAGCAGCCGTGCGTGGACCGACGTGTTCGCCGATGCCCTGGTCGATGTCGGATCGCGCCGCCCCGAGGTCATCGCGATGACGGCGGCGATGCTCCGACCCACCGGTCTCGCGCCCTTCGCCGAGCGGTTCCCCGACCGGGTGTACGACGTCGGCATCGCCGAGCAGCATGCCGTGGCCTCCGCCGCCGGCCTCGCCTTCGGAGGACTGCACCCGGTCGTCGCCGTCTATGCGACTTTCATGGGCCGCGCATTCGATCAGGTGCTCATGGATGTCGGGCTGCACAGGGCGGGCGTCACCTTCGTGCTCGATCGCGCCGGGGTCACCGGCCCCGACGGCCCGAGCCATCACGGCATCTGGGACCTGTCGATGCTGCAGATCGTCCCCGGCATCCGCATCGCGGCACCGCGCGACGCGACACGTCTTACGGAAGTGCTCGACGAGGCCGTCTCGGTCGACGACGCTCCCACGGTCATCCGCTATCCCAAGGGCGCTGTCGCCGAGGAGATCCCGGCCCTTGAGCGCCTGGACGACGGCGTCGACGTGCTCTTCCGGGGCGAGAGCGAAGACGTGCTGCTCGTGGGCATCGGGCCCTTCGCGGGTCTCGCCCTCGATGTCGCCGATCGGCTGAAGGCACAGGGGATCGGTGCGACCGTCATCGATCCGCGCTGGGCGATCCCCGTGCAGCCCTCCGTGGTCGACCTGGCCCGGCGACACCGGCTGGTCATCACGATGGAGGACGGGATCCGCGTGGGTGGCATCGGCACGCGCGTGCGCCAGGTTCTGCGTGAGGCGGGGATCGACACCGCCGTGGACGAGCTCGGCGTCCCCGATGCGTACATCGACCACGCGTCTCGCGAGCAGATCCTCGAGGACGCCGGGCTCACGGCGACCAAGATCGCCCACGATGTCGTCGCGCAGGTGCTGGGGCGTCGGGTTCCCGTCGCACGCCAGACCGGCGAGACGGGGGCGATCGACCTCCCCGTGCACGAGCGCCGCTGA
- the dut gene encoding dUTP diphosphatase encodes MTETVDIPIIAPAVPAYAHVGDAGADLVSTESVVLDAGERAMLGTGVRIALPEGYAAFVVPRSGLAAKHGITVVNSPGTVDAGYRGEIKVTLLNTDARESYAIAAGDRIAQLIVMPVVRANFVPVDDLDTSERGDGGFGSTGYQSATDVQADSAAVEAGAEERA; translated from the coding sequence GTGACCGAAACCGTGGACATCCCCATTATCGCCCCCGCGGTTCCCGCATACGCCCATGTCGGCGACGCCGGGGCCGACCTCGTGTCCACGGAATCCGTGGTGCTGGACGCGGGGGAGCGCGCGATGCTCGGCACCGGCGTGCGCATCGCGCTTCCCGAGGGATACGCGGCCTTCGTCGTGCCGCGCAGCGGGCTGGCGGCCAAGCACGGCATCACCGTGGTGAACTCTCCCGGCACCGTCGACGCGGGCTATCGGGGGGAGATCAAGGTCACCCTGCTCAACACGGATGCGCGAGAGAGCTATGCCATCGCAGCGGGCGACCGCATCGCCCAGCTGATCGTCATGCCGGTCGTGCGGGCGAACTTCGTGCCCGTCGACGATCTCGACACCAGCGAGCGCGGCGACGGCGGCTTCGGATCGACCGGCTACCAGTCCGCAACGGACGTTCAGGCAGACAGCGCCGCCGTCGAGGCCGGCGCGGAGGAGAGAGCATGA
- the sepH gene encoding septation protein SepH, producing MENVTIVGTEDNLLILATEAGARFGLPIDEVLRAEVRRSRANGDDKAAPLAASPREIQAKIRSGLSAAEVSDLLGVDREVVERFESPVLAEREHLVSQALAVPVLIGSEVEPDAQPTFGVAIRNKLAEVSASGERWASWKDESAGWIIKLEFTANEVDHDARWSFDPRRSALAPLNADATQLSRQGSLPEGLIPRLRALDKERPSPYKDDSRFDSGAFGPRVLPPVADAEETPAEDAEPAGRERSAPSAQEAATKRAPETSQTPSGTADLLEALRRRRGQREPVPTDDAPDQGQGPIALFDALEPGYDGGIDDDAPSRSSAGGASPVAPPSSTPSGASTGGSDAEGGQRRRRREMPSWDEIVFGARTDE from the coding sequence ATGGAAAACGTCACCATCGTCGGCACCGAAGACAACCTCCTGATCCTCGCGACGGAGGCAGGAGCCCGCTTCGGCCTGCCCATCGACGAGGTTCTGCGTGCCGAGGTGCGCCGTTCGCGCGCGAACGGCGACGACAAGGCCGCCCCTCTGGCGGCCAGCCCGAGGGAGATCCAGGCGAAGATCCGCTCCGGCCTCTCGGCCGCCGAGGTCTCCGACCTGCTCGGCGTCGATCGCGAGGTCGTCGAAAGGTTCGAGTCGCCGGTGCTGGCCGAGCGCGAACACCTCGTGTCCCAGGCGCTCGCCGTGCCCGTGCTCATCGGCAGCGAGGTCGAGCCAGACGCCCAGCCCACCTTCGGCGTGGCGATCAGGAACAAGCTCGCCGAGGTCTCCGCCTCGGGCGAGCGCTGGGCCAGTTGGAAGGATGAGTCCGCCGGCTGGATCATCAAGCTCGAGTTCACGGCGAACGAGGTCGATCACGATGCGCGCTGGAGCTTCGATCCCCGCCGCAGCGCCCTCGCACCGCTCAACGCCGATGCGACACAGCTCTCCCGCCAGGGCTCGCTCCCCGAAGGACTCATCCCCCGCTTGCGCGCGCTCGACAAGGAACGCCCGTCGCCGTACAAGGATGACAGCCGGTTCGATTCCGGCGCCTTCGGTCCCCGCGTCCTCCCGCCCGTCGCTGATGCGGAGGAGACCCCCGCGGAGGACGCTGAGCCCGCCGGTCGGGAGCGTTCGGCGCCCTCCGCCCAGGAGGCGGCGACCAAGCGCGCCCCAGAGACGTCGCAGACCCCTTCCGGCACGGCCGACCTCCTCGAGGCGCTGCGGCGTCGTCGTGGGCAGCGCGAGCCGGTGCCCACCGACGACGCCCCCGACCAGGGTCAGGGGCCGATCGCTCTGTTCGACGCCCTCGAGCCGGGGTACGACGGCGGCATCGACGACGACGCGCCGTCTCGCTCATCCGCCGGCGGCGCATCCCCTGTCGCGCCCCCCTCCTCGACCCCGAGCGGTGCATCGACCGGCGGATCGGATGCCGAGGGCGGGCAACGTCGGCGCCGGCGCGAGATGCCGTCGTGGGACGAGATCGTCTTCGGCGCACGGACCGACGAGTGA
- a CDS encoding aconitate hydratase, protein MSTVNSFGAKSTLTVGSTDYEIFRLDTVAGYEKLPFSLKVLMENLLRTEDGKNVTKAQIEALGSWDPTANPDTEIQFSPARVVMQDFTGVPCIVDLATMREAVTALGGDPSKINPLSPAEMVIDHSVIADLFGTENALERNVEIEYERNGERYQFLRWGQTAFDDFKVVPPGTGIVHQVNIEHLAKVIYDRTNDGVLQAYPDTCVGTDSHTTMVNGLGVLGWGVGGIEAEAAMLGQPVSMLIPRVVGFKLTGEIPAGVTATDVVLTITDMLRKHGVVGKFVEFYGAGVASVPLANRATIGNMSPEFGSTAAIFPIDDVTLDYLRLTGRDEQTVALVEAYAKQQTLWHDADNEPSYSEYMELDLGTVVPSIAGPKRPQDRILLSDAKSQFEKDIVAYATPSTSNDIVDLESKHSFPASDPGAGPGDEDGDTRQVHISSGLKNGTSKPTTVTPPSGDPYVIDNGAVTLAAITSCTNTSNPSVMVAAGLLARKAREKGLKQKPWVKTTLGPGSKVVTDYYEKSGLDKDLEGLGFYTVGYGCTICIGNSGPLIEEVSEAVNGQDLAVTAVLSGNRNFEGRISPDVKMNYLASPPLVVAYALAGTMHFDFESDALGQDTDGNDVFLKDIWPAPAEIQEIIDSSISREQFIKQYETVFDGDERWRNLPTPSEPIFKWEDSSTYVRKAPYFEGMTMELTPVEDISGARVMATLGDSVTTDHISPAGNIKIGTPAAKYLEEHGVRQKDFNSFGSRRGNHEVMIRGTFANIRLKNQLVRAVNDGAEVEGGYTRDFTQEGGPQAFIYDACVNYAEQGTPLVIFGGKEYGSGSSRDWAAKGTNLLGVKAVITESFERIHRSNLIGMGVVPLQFPEGESWESLGLDGTEIVSIEGLTQLNEGVTPKTVKVTAAPSEFSSEGKQPVSFDAVVRIDTPGEADYYRNGGILQYVLRSLV, encoded by the coding sequence GTGTCCACGGTGAACAGCTTCGGTGCCAAGAGCACCCTGACGGTCGGCAGCACCGACTACGAGATCTTCCGCCTCGACACCGTCGCCGGGTACGAGAAGCTCCCGTTCAGCCTGAAGGTGCTGATGGAGAACCTCCTGCGCACCGAAGACGGCAAGAACGTGACGAAGGCGCAGATCGAGGCGCTCGGGTCGTGGGATCCCACGGCGAACCCCGACACCGAGATCCAGTTCTCGCCCGCGCGCGTCGTCATGCAGGACTTCACCGGCGTGCCCTGCATCGTCGACCTCGCCACCATGCGCGAGGCCGTGACGGCCCTCGGCGGCGACCCGAGCAAGATCAACCCGCTCTCGCCCGCCGAGATGGTCATCGACCACTCCGTCATCGCCGATCTCTTCGGCACGGAGAACGCGCTGGAGCGCAACGTCGAGATCGAGTACGAGCGCAACGGCGAACGCTACCAGTTCCTGCGCTGGGGCCAGACGGCGTTCGACGACTTCAAGGTCGTCCCCCCTGGCACCGGAATCGTGCACCAGGTGAACATCGAGCACCTCGCCAAGGTCATCTACGACCGCACCAACGACGGCGTGCTGCAGGCCTACCCCGACACCTGCGTCGGCACCGACTCGCACACCACCATGGTCAACGGCCTCGGTGTGCTCGGCTGGGGCGTCGGCGGCATCGAGGCCGAGGCCGCGATGCTCGGACAGCCCGTCTCGATGCTCATCCCTCGTGTGGTCGGCTTCAAGCTCACCGGTGAGATCCCGGCCGGCGTGACCGCGACCGACGTCGTGCTCACCATCACCGACATGCTGCGCAAACACGGCGTCGTCGGCAAGTTCGTCGAGTTCTACGGCGCGGGCGTGGCTTCGGTGCCGCTGGCCAACCGCGCCACGATCGGCAACATGAGCCCCGAGTTCGGCTCGACGGCCGCGATCTTCCCGATCGACGACGTGACGCTGGACTACCTGCGCCTGACCGGCCGCGACGAGCAGACCGTCGCCCTCGTGGAGGCCTACGCCAAGCAGCAGACGCTGTGGCACGACGCCGACAACGAACCCTCGTACAGCGAGTACATGGAGCTCGACCTCGGCACCGTGGTGCCCTCGATCGCCGGCCCCAAGCGCCCGCAGGACCGCATCCTGCTGTCGGACGCCAAGTCGCAGTTCGAGAAGGACATCGTCGCATACGCGACGCCGAGCACGTCGAACGACATCGTCGATCTGGAGTCGAAGCACTCCTTCCCCGCTTCCGACCCCGGCGCCGGCCCCGGCGACGAGGACGGCGACACGCGGCAGGTGCACATCAGCAGCGGCCTGAAGAACGGCACATCCAAGCCGACGACGGTGACCCCGCCCTCGGGCGACCCGTACGTGATCGACAACGGCGCCGTGACGCTGGCCGCGATCACCTCGTGCACCAACACGTCGAACCCCTCGGTCATGGTCGCCGCCGGTCTTCTCGCCCGCAAGGCGCGCGAGAAGGGTCTGAAGCAGAAGCCGTGGGTGAAGACCACGCTCGGTCCTGGTTCCAAGGTCGTGACCGACTACTACGAGAAGTCCGGCCTCGACAAGGACCTCGAGGGTCTCGGCTTCTACACGGTCGGCTACGGCTGCACGATCTGCATCGGAAACTCCGGCCCGCTGATCGAAGAGGTCTCCGAAGCCGTCAACGGGCAGGATCTCGCGGTCACCGCGGTGCTCTCCGGAAACCGCAACTTCGAGGGCCGCATCAGCCCCGACGTGAAGATGAACTACCTCGCCTCGCCGCCGCTCGTCGTCGCCTACGCGCTCGCCGGCACGATGCACTTCGACTTCGAGTCGGATGCGCTCGGTCAGGACACCGACGGCAACGACGTGTTCCTCAAGGACATCTGGCCGGCACCGGCCGAGATCCAGGAGATCATCGACTCGTCGATCTCGCGCGAGCAGTTCATCAAGCAGTACGAGACCGTGTTCGACGGCGACGAGCGCTGGCGCAATCTGCCCACGCCGAGCGAGCCGATCTTCAAGTGGGAGGACTCGTCGACCTACGTGCGCAAGGCGCCGTACTTCGAGGGGATGACCATGGAGCTGACCCCGGTCGAGGACATCTCGGGCGCGCGGGTCATGGCGACCCTGGGCGACTCGGTCACGACCGACCACATCAGCCCCGCCGGCAACATCAAGATCGGCACGCCGGCTGCGAAGTACCTCGAGGAGCACGGCGTGCGCCAGAAGGACTTCAACTCCTTCGGTTCGCGCCGAGGCAACCACGAGGTGATGATCCGCGGCACGTTCGCGAACATCCGGCTGAAGAACCAGCTCGTGCGCGCCGTCAACGACGGCGCCGAGGTCGAGGGCGGGTACACCCGCGACTTCACCCAGGAGGGCGGTCCGCAGGCGTTCATCTACGACGCGTGCGTCAACTACGCCGAGCAGGGGACACCGCTGGTCATCTTCGGCGGCAAGGAGTACGGCTCGGGGTCGTCACGCGACTGGGCGGCCAAGGGCACCAACCTGCTGGGTGTGAAGGCGGTCATCACGGAGAGCTTCGAGCGCATCCACCGCTCGAACCTCATCGGCATGGGCGTCGTCCCGCTGCAGTTCCCTGAGGGCGAGTCCTGGGAGTCGCTGGGGCTGGACGGCACCGAGATCGTCTCGATCGAGGGTCTGACCCAGCTCAACGAGGGCGTCACGCCGAAGACGGTCAAGGTCACCGCCGCGCCCAGCGAGTTCTCCTCCGAGGGCAAGCAGCCGGTCAGCTTCGATGCCGTCGTGCGCATCGACACCCCCGGTGAGGCCGACTACTACCGCAACGGCGGCATCCTGCAATACGTTCTGCGTTCGCTCGTCTGA
- a CDS encoding DUF4193 domain-containing protein, producing MATDYDAPRKSDDESESIEALKERVPDKLSGSVGDEDSDNPSSFDLPGADLSDVELDVVVLPPQDDEFTCTSCFLVKHRSQLSPQSSAGAPICTECAG from the coding sequence ATGGCAACCGACTACGACGCCCCCCGCAAGAGCGATGACGAGAGCGAGTCGATCGAGGCTCTCAAGGAGCGCGTCCCCGACAAGCTGTCGGGATCGGTCGGCGATGAGGACTCCGACAACCCCAGCAGCTTCGACCTGCCCGGCGCCGACCTGTCCGACGTGGAACTCGACGTCGTCGTGCTCCCGCCCCAGGATGACGAGTTCACCTGCACGAGCTGCTTCCTCGTGAAGCACCGTTCCCAGCTGTCGCCGCAGAGCAGCGCGGGCGCGCCGATCTGCACCGAGTGCGCCGGCTGA
- a CDS encoding DUF3093 domain-containing protein: MQNLDADTRSSSSRGDDPAAAVLYRERLTPGLWLFLGAAVIGPMIALTALRLVPALALAIGVASTAVILVLIVVLSPRLKVQGTTLHAGRAHIDARWLGAPEIRTGEAARAARGPDLPARGWHLIRGGIPGLVIVPITDPADPAPRWTISTRTPDRLAAAIDAARATAARADAD, translated from the coding sequence ATGCAGAACCTCGATGCCGACACTCGGTCTTCGTCCAGCCGAGGCGACGATCCTGCTGCGGCAGTGCTGTACCGGGAGCGCCTCACCCCCGGGTTGTGGCTCTTCCTCGGGGCGGCCGTGATCGGACCGATGATCGCGCTCACCGCGCTCCGGCTCGTCCCCGCGCTCGCTTTGGCCATCGGCGTCGCCTCGACCGCGGTCATCCTCGTGCTCATCGTCGTGCTCTCCCCGCGCCTGAAAGTGCAGGGGACGACGCTGCACGCGGGCCGAGCGCACATCGACGCACGCTGGCTGGGCGCACCGGAGATCCGCACCGGGGAGGCGGCACGAGCCGCCCGGGGGCCGGACCTCCCGGCACGCGGCTGGCACCTCATCCGCGGCGGTATCCCAGGGCTGGTGATCGTGCCGATCACCGACCCGGCCGATCCCGCCCCCCGCTGGACGATCTCCACCCGCACGCCCGATCGGCTCGCCGCCGCGATCGACGCTGCGCGCGCGACGGCCGCACGGGCAGACGCGGACTGA
- a CDS encoding alkaline phosphatase family protein, which translates to MTPMLPAVPPSARSITGVADDLLGAVTGTGSSLPRVRSAVLVVVDGLGMAQLRAHAGHARCLAAATARGDVAYSVFPSTTAAALTSLLTGVAPGTHGLVGYRVLDRERRRLVNQLSGWEHERIDAAQWQREPTIFERATAAGHPAFAVGLAAYAHSGFSSATLRGARFESEKSAAERVERAIQLADENDGALVYCYLPEADKAGHKHGVDSGEWVAALEEIDAALSVALPADVGMLVTADHGMIDVPRHRHLIIEEGDPMLAGVTHIGGEPRMLHVYLDAAARTDEATAVWRAGTGAAADVHTRDEAIATGMFGTSVTPEASSRIGDLLVAARGTWALYDGTDADQTSQGMIGQHGSLTPEELRVPYTRLGAFAAR; encoded by the coding sequence ATGACGCCCATGCTACCGGCCGTGCCGCCCTCTGCCCGGAGCATCACCGGGGTGGCGGATGACCTTCTCGGTGCCGTGACAGGAACGGGCTCTTCGCTGCCGCGGGTCCGTTCGGCCGTCCTCGTCGTCGTCGACGGACTCGGCATGGCCCAATTGCGGGCGCACGCGGGTCATGCGCGCTGCCTCGCGGCGGCGACGGCGCGCGGCGACGTGGCGTACTCCGTGTTCCCGTCGACCACGGCGGCCGCGCTCACGAGCCTGCTGACCGGGGTGGCCCCGGGCACGCACGGCCTCGTCGGCTACCGGGTGCTGGATCGTGAGCGCAGGCGGCTGGTGAACCAGCTCAGCGGCTGGGAGCACGAGCGGATCGACGCGGCCCAGTGGCAGCGCGAGCCCACGATCTTCGAGCGGGCGACGGCCGCGGGGCATCCTGCCTTCGCCGTGGGACTCGCCGCCTACGCGCACAGCGGATTCTCCTCCGCAACATTGCGCGGCGCGCGCTTCGAGTCGGAGAAAAGCGCCGCCGAGCGCGTGGAACGGGCGATTCAGCTGGCCGACGAGAACGACGGCGCGCTGGTGTACTGCTACCTTCCGGAGGCCGACAAAGCGGGCCACAAGCACGGTGTGGATTCGGGTGAGTGGGTGGCGGCGCTGGAAGAGATCGATGCTGCGCTGTCTGTCGCGCTGCCGGCCGACGTCGGAATGCTCGTCACGGCCGATCACGGCATGATCGATGTGCCGCGGCATCGGCACCTGATCATCGAGGAGGGCGATCCGATGCTGGCGGGCGTCACGCATATCGGGGGAGAGCCGCGCATGCTGCACGTCTATCTCGACGCCGCCGCGCGCACCGATGAGGCTACCGCTGTCTGGCGGGCGGGCACGGGGGCCGCCGCCGACGTGCACACGCGCGACGAGGCGATCGCGACGGGGATGTTCGGGACGTCCGTGACGCCCGAAGCGTCATCGCGGATCGGCGATCTGCTCGTCGCCGCGCGCGGCACCTGGGCGCTGTACGACGGTACGGACGCGGATCAGACGTCGCAGGGGATGATCGGACAGCACGGCTCCCTCACCCCGGAAGAGCTGCGAGTGCCGTACACGCGCCTGGGGGCTTTCGCTGCCCGCTGA